In Candidatus Methanosphaera massiliense, the following are encoded in one genomic region:
- a CDS encoding transposase has translation MEVNTKNNAFHFVITLCHYRIENMTNRLGKQLIKDAINNENLSDEKIKKYLSSKSLNEMDLINKINDELYNDNSKQISIEKIQKICRKEDNNNSRKIGYEKRLRLLNNLSNPKIMEINSKEKRINIILDNARIHHAKIVEKACEILNINLIFLKPYCPDLNPIEDVWRKIKSKIYKSMYENLNKLIEIFEDEFYKIVHLTSFYTKWVNEYLGINIW, from the coding sequence ATGGAGGTAAATACAAAAAACAATGCATTTCACTTTGTAATTACCTTATGCCATTACCGTATTGAAAACATGACTAATAGATTAGGTAAACAATTAATCAAAGATGCAATAAACAATGAAAACTTATCTGATGAAAAAATAAAAAAATATCTATCCTCTAAATCACTAAATGAAATGGATTTGATAAATAAAATCAATGATGAACTATATAATGACAATTCCAAACAAATTTCCATAGAAAAAATTCAAAAGATTTGCAGGAAAGAAGACAACAACAATTCAAGAAAAATAGGGTATGAAAAAAGATTAAGATTACTGAATAACCTATCAAATCCAAAAATAATGGAAATAAACTCAAAAGAAAAAAGAATAAATATTATTTTAGATAACGCAAGAATACATCATGCTAAAATTGTTGAAAAAGCCTGTGAAATATTGAACATAAATTTAATCTTTTTAAAACCATATTGCCCTGATTTAAATCCAATTGAAGATGTATGGCGTAAAATTAAATCTAAAATATATAAATCAATGTATGAAAATTTAAACAAATTAATAGAAATATTTGAAGATGAATTCTATAAAATAGTTCATTTAACATCATTTTACACAAAATGGGTTAATGAATATTTAGGTATAAACATTTGGTAA
- a CDS encoding helix-turn-helix domain-containing protein produces the protein MEKFNNKIEKHLELSEISDMLKEYKEYYNVYRRLLLINMVANGESIAKASKNINISRKTGERWVKQYNENGVDGLFSNYSNCGRKSYLTDQQLKELNEIITGNEEKYNLKDVRNLIKEKYGITYSEKQVWVITRQKLNLNYGKPFIKYNTRPKNPEEDLKKN, from the coding sequence ATGGAAAAATTTAATAATAAAATTGAAAAACATTTAGAACTTTCAGAAATTTCAGACATGCTGAAAGAGTACAAGGAATATTACAATGTTTATAGGCGTCTTTTGTTAATTAACATGGTTGCAAATGGTGAAAGTATTGCTAAAGCCTCAAAAAACATTAATATTTCAAGAAAAACAGGCGAACGTTGGGTCAAACAATATAATGAAAATGGCGTTGATGGTTTATTTTCAAATTATTCCAATTGTGGAAGAAAATCATATTTAACTGATCAACAATTAAAAGAATTGAATGAAATCATAACTGGAAATGAAGAGAAATATAATTTAAAAGATGTACGAAACTTAATTAAAGAAAAATATGGTATAACATATAGTGAGAAGCAAGTATGGGTTATTACAAGACAAAAATTAAATTTAAACTATGGAAAACCATTCATTAAATACAACACACGTCCTAAGAATCCTGAAGAAGATCTTAAAAAAAACTAA